In the Cryptococcus decagattii chromosome 12, complete sequence genome, one interval contains:
- a CDS encoding V-type proton ATPase subunit B, with amino-acid sequence MVHDPRISDGQLAQINAAAAVREYAIEPRMGRSNHITTTLTIRLPYRLRRQRFPSYNEIVQLTLPDGTIRGGQVLELTSQVFEGTSGVDTKATRISFSGSSMKLAVSEDMLGRVFNGSGNPIDNGPKVFAEDYLDINGSPINPYSRIYPEEMIQTGISTIDTMNSIARGQKIPIFSAAGLPHNEIAAQICRQAGLVKRPGATKGVHDGHEDNFSIVFAAMGVNMETARFFKQDFEESGSISNSTLFVNLASDPTIERIITPRLALTTAEYFAYQLERHVLVVMTDMSSYADALREVSAAREEVPGRRGYPGYLYTDLATLYERAGRVEGRNGSITQVPILTMPNDDITHPIPDLTGYITEGQIFVDRQLHNRQIYPPINVLPSLSRLMKSAIGEKLTRKDHGDVSNQLYAKYAVGKDAASMKAVVGEEALSADDKLALEFLDRFEKEFVGQGAYEARTIFESLDIAWELLRIFPKESLNRISPKILAEFYARKPKGTTGAEQPEENREENLIDA; translated from the exons ATGGTACACGACCCACGCATCTCAGACGGCCAACTTGCCCAAATCAACGCG GCAGCAGCTGTCCGCGAGTATGCCATCGAGCCACGGATGGGTAGGTCAAACCATATCACGACCACGCTGACAATCAGACTACCGTACCGTCTCCGCCGTCAACGG TTCCCCTCCTATAACGAAATCGTTCAGCTCACTTTACCCGATGGCACTATCCGAGGCGGCCAAGTGCTTGAA CTCACCAGTCAGGTGTTTGAAGGGACTTCTGGTGTAGACACCAAGGCGACTCGAATCTCCTTTTCCGGATCTTCCATGAAGCTGGCTGTCTCTGAGGATATGCTTGGGCGGGTGTTCAACGGTAGCGGTAACCCCATCGATAATGGACCAAAAGTCTTTGCCGAAGATTACCTCGACATCAACG GTTCACCTATCAATCCATACTCCCGAATCTACCCTGAAGAAATGATCCAAACTGGTATCTCTACCATTGATACTATG AACTCTATCGCTCGTGGACAAAAGATTCCCATCTTCTCTGCCGCCGGTCTCCCCCATAATGAA ATTGCCGCCCAAATCTGTCGACAAGCTGGTCTCGTCAAGCGTCCAGGTGCCACCAAGGGCGTCCACGACGGCCACGAGGACAATTTCTCCATCGTCTTCGCCGCTATGGGTGTCAATATGGAAACCGCCCGATTCTTCAAGCAAGACTTTGAGGAAAGTGGAAGTATCTCCAACTCTACCTTATTTGTTAATCTCGCTTCCGATCCTACCATCGAACGTATCATCACCCCTCGTCTCGCTCTTACCACCGCCGAGTACTTTGCTTATCAGCTTGAGAGGCACGTGTTGGTCGTCATGACCGACATGTCGAGTTATGCCGATGCCCTTCGAGAAGTCTCTGCCGCCCGAGAGGAAGTGCCCGGTCGACGAGGTTACCCTGGTTACCTTTATACCGATTTGGCCACCCTTTACGAACGTGCCGGTCGAGTTGAGGGGAGGAACGGTTCCATCACCCAGGTTCCCATCTTAACCATGCCTAACGACG ATATTACCCACCCTATCCCCGATTTGACCGGTTATATCACGGAAGGCCAAATCTTTGTCGACCGTCAACTCCACAACCGTCAAATCTACCCTCCCATCAACGTCCTTCCTTCATTATCCCGTCTGATGAAGAGCGCTATCGGCGAGAAACTTACCCGCAAGGACCACGGTGACGTGTCCAACCAGCTT TATGCCAAGTATGCAGTTGGTAAGGATGCGGCTTCCATGAAGGCTGTCGTTGGTGAAGAAGCCTTGTCCGCAGACGATAAGCTCGCCCTCGAGTTTTTGGATAGGTTTGAAAAAGAGTTTGTTGGTCAAGGTGCTTATGAGGCTCGAACCATCTTTGAATCACTGGATATTGCTTGGGAGCTTTTGAGAATTTTCCCCAAGGAGTCTCTTAACCGAATCAGCCCCAAG ATTCTCGCCGAATTCTATGCGCGTAAGCCTAAGGGAACTACCGGTGCTGAGCAACCCGAAGAGAACAGGGAAGAGAATCTCATAGACGCGTAA
- a CDS encoding thiamine pyrophosphokinase: MPAQPVRTWTCEELLRGHATKKYALIIVNQPIRSDLLERAWQAVDIRLCADGGANRLFDVDHEKRYLPDLIKGDLDSIRPDVQAYYASLNVPIKQDKDVYATDLMKCIQEVPEDHALVLLGGLSGRVDQTVHTMSMLHKLEREIYVLDKQSMAWVLRPGQHEIQIDHNTMGQTCGILPVGIDNAHVKTKGLQWDVDWDTSLDGNLSTSNHLLPEEPVVWIETSKPILWTVEIR, encoded by the exons ATGCCAGCACAGCCGGTCAGAACATGGACCTGCGAAGAGCTCCTCAGGGGACATGCAACGAAGAAATACGCCCTTATCATCGTAAACCAGCCCATCCGTAGTGACCTCCTCGAGCGAGCATGGCAGGCTGTAGATATAAGGCTTTGTGCAGACGGAGGAGCGAACAGGCTCTTTGACGTGGACCACGAGAAGAG ATATCTTCCCGACCTTATCAAAGGCGACCTCGACTCCATCCGTCCCGACGTTCAAGCCTACTATGCCTCTCTCAATGTACCGATCAAACAAGACAAGGACGTGTACGCTACCGATCTCATGAAATGCATCCAAGAAGTGCCTGAAGACCATGCGCTCGTCCTACTTGGCGGACTGAGTGGACGGGTGGACCAGACTGTCCATACAATGTCCATGCTGCACAAGTTGGAGAGGGAAATTTATGTTTTGGATAAACAGTCCATGGCTTGGGTGTTGAGGCCT GGTCAACACGAAATCCAAATCGACCACAACACCATGGGTCAGACGTGCGGAATCTTGCCAGTGGGCATAGATAACGCTCACGTCAAGACCAAAGGTCTCCAATGGGATGTTG ACTGGGATACGTCTCTAGACGGCAACTTGTCCACATCAAACCATCTACTCCCAGAAGAACCAGTCGTATGGATTGAAACATCAAAGCCTATCCTCTGGACAGTTGAAATAAGATAG